The sequence below is a genomic window from Halococcus saccharolyticus DSM 5350.
GTCCCCGAGGCCGGGCTGCACGCCCGCCCCGCGTCCACGTTCGTCCGGACTGCAAACGAGTTCGACGCGGACATCGAAATCGCGCCCATCGAGGGCGAACCGGTGAACGCCCGGAGCATGCTTGCAGTGACGGGACTCGGAGTCGAGAGCGGCGAGGACGTCAGACTCTTCGTCGAGGGTGCAGACGCGGCGGCCGCGCTCGACGCGCTCGAAGCCGTGCTCTCGACGCCGGAGGAAAGCAGTGGAGAACGCGAAGACGGTGACGGGGGAACG
It includes:
- a CDS encoding HPr family phosphocarrier protein, which produces VPEAGLHARPASTFVRTANEFDADIEIAPIEGEPVNARSMLAVTGLGVESGEDVRLFVEGADAAAALDALEAVLSTPEESSGEREDGDGGTDEVVEDGNGTEKG